In the genome of Deltaproteobacteria bacterium, the window GAGATTAAGAAGGCCATTAGCTCCCGCAAAGATGAATTGCAAAGAGAATACGGCGTTTGTGAGATCGGAGTTTTTGGCTCCTATGCTAAGGGAGAGCAGAAAAGCACAAGCGACATCGATATATTGGTGGAGTTTCAAAGACCCATAGATTTGTTTACATTTGTTCGTCTAAAAAATTATCTTACCGAACTTTTTGGCACAAACGCCGATTTAGTTATGAAAAGTGCACTTAAGGAAAATATAGGCAAGAAGATTTTAGCTGAAGTCATATACATCACATAGCGCGTTGAGTTTTATTAGTTATGCACGTTATGGATCGTAAAACAGTCAATCAAGTAGTCA includes:
- a CDS encoding nucleotidyltransferase family protein → MQQNLHEIKKAISSRKDELQREYGVCEIGVFGSYAKGEQKSTSDIDILVEFQRPIDLFTFVRLKNYLTELFGTNADLVMKSALKENIGKKILAEVIYIT